One Takifugu flavidus isolate HTHZ2018 chromosome 3, ASM371156v2, whole genome shotgun sequence genomic window, CACTCTGCTTTGTCGCAGCACCAGttccacacagcccccccccccccccccccccccccccggtctgcAAACCCTGAAGTCAACCAGCTCGTCTTTCATCAGCGGTGAGAAACTGGAGAGGAGCCAAAGGTTGAGCTTACTTTGTGTTTTGTAATTAATCTATTcaaacacaccagacacacagtAACAGCCTTTTTGTCGCACTCAGGTTATTAgcgggaaaaaaacccactaaaaAGCCGCCAGGTCAGAGAAGAAGGTGCGTggagtgtgcatgtgtctgtgtgctatattgtgtctgaatgtgtgtcTCAAGGTGAGACTATCTCCTGCCTTATCTGCCGTGTCTTCAAGGTGTACTGCTGATTGCTCGATAGCAAcgggggcacacacacacacacacacacacacccacatgcaggTTCCAGTGGGGCAGGGTAGTTTGGCATGGAATTGACTGGCTAACAGCTTGCAACAGTAAGTTGACATTTCTGTGTATgcagaatggtgtgtgtgtgtcgttaGAGTGTATCAACCCGGCGTATTTAGCGTAATATTTCCCCAATGTTTCGTTGTTTGTATTTATGTGTCCAGCGAGATTATACATGTGTTTGACTATCTGCTTGAAAGGATCAATGATGACCAAAGGAAAACAGGATGTTAAGGTCAttctttttccaaaaaaatcaatgtaccaggtttgtttgtgtttattgagTAAATGATGCCAAAAATGTCTCATACAAGCCAAAGCCACAGATAATAAATTACAAAAGACTTTAACCATAAGTGAAAATGCGCTGCTGCTATATTTACCTCCCGGATACACGACCACAACGCTGCCACAAGTTTGATTATCGGAGAAGAGAAGCTTTTTGTATTGAGTGGAATTTTCCTGTCTTAAAAACTAAATCTGCGACAACATATTTGATTGTCCATATTTGATCCATTATCAAGCATTTATTGTTGCCAGCCCTTTATGCTATATTTGTTTTCATAacatcacttttatttttgacaaGCTTCATtaatttatatgtgtgtgtgtgtgtgtgcgtgtgtgtgtgtgtgtgtgtgtgtgtgtgtgtgtgtgtggggggggggtgttggacaGCTCTTTAAAGTGCAAATCTGCCCGAGGCAGAGTAGGTTGAGCGGACGAAGACAGGAAGATAATGGAGGGGCATCTGTGTGCTAAGGACTGCACCTCAAagtcaatcacacacacacaggctcacacacacacatccacctaAAAAAACACTCCTCTGCTCACAGcacattcacattttctgttgttgctgggCTCTATTTATCATTAGTACATTAATCTAAAAGCTTTTCCAAgatgtttctctctgtttttcatctatctttccatctcctctcctctcgtctccgtCCCCTTTGCTCCCTCATTCTGTTCgtcccctccatctctccactcCTGTCATATCTCCCTTCAATTTCACATATCTTGAATTAGCTGCAGATAGCCTTAAGTACCTCACCGTCCACTTCAGATATGCCCTTATTCACCGATGGACAGAtacagtgtttgtgtgtatgcagTGTGGAGATGAGGCCATTGTTTTGGACTCCACATGTGGTGAAAAATGGCTTATTATAgagaaggaagcagaaaaaagtGGTGCCTGGCGGTCACAgtattgtaaaatatttataatttcCTCGCAAAAACTGTTGGGAGCTTTAAATCTCACATTAGTTTCTCACATTTTAGACCGTTTTAAATTTAGTTCTCAAGGAAAAATCCGATGCCGATCATATCAGAATAAACATTTGCCTAAATGCAGATGACACCCTTCCAGATTTGTCAGTTTTAAGCAGATCTTTTACTTCCATCTCACTTTTGTGCAATTGCATTTCACTACGTCAATTTATTGTGGAATCCAAGATAGCAAATACAGTTTTGCACACTTGAGTCTTTATAAAAGTGATTCTCAGGAATCGAATCGAGTGACAAAATGCACAGGCCGACTCAAGAATCAGGTCCCAGAGTTCCCCTGGTTAACCAATGGATAATCTCTATCCATGGAAGCCCTTTTTGTGATGAGGGAATGCAAAACTGGTCCCTTTTCAGCTCAGCTGCTGAGATGTTCAGAAGTCTTAAGTGCAAACGACTGCTCAAAGACTTCAATGACTTTAAACTTACCTTTTGGTTCTGGCTGCAAATACGCTGTCTTTGCCGGCACACTGACTGCACCACGCAAAGAACGAGACCGCTAAATAGTCagtaaaaataatttttatCCCTCATTACGCTAATATCAATTAGTAAACAGTGTGCATCTGTAAGTGGAGCCACTCCCATAAGGTTTGCATTACCAGCATCCACAAAAGTGCAGAGTTTCATTTCTGATGTGCAGATTAAATAAAAGGCTTCCTGCCATAATTGCCCGTCTGTTAAACAGCCTCCTGTTTTGATTCTGGAAAAGACATTTTACATTGTGAGTCTCAGTTGGATGATGTGCTGCACGCTCATGTGCTGCCAAAGTGTTTCCAAGCACCTGGATGCTGCCGTCGCACACACCAGAGGACAGATTTTCAGCCAAAAGCAGGAGTGATTCGCACAAATTGACGACCAGAGCTGTGGATATTTGTTTTAATTCTCAGGGATTAGCATTTTGAATGTGGTCAGCCTTTTGGAGGAAGGCAAAGTTCATTTCAAAGGTTCCTGTCTGCCAACGCGTGACGACGGCAATCCAGTTCAACGTGGATGTGCAGATTTGAAAGTTAGGTTGTGCTAGTTTAGGACCACAAACACGTTTTATAGTAGCGTTCTACATGAATGCAGCACTTTTCAGATCTCCATCAGGTTATCTGGCTAATACATGCAGACGTAGCTGTACACAAAATCAGGACCTCCAGCCAACAGATGCCTTAACTCAATGTTTAGGAATCCACAGAGAGTTTAGAAAgtgctctaaaaaaaaaagcctcaccTGATTTTGTGCATCGTATTGCAGTTTACTCTGCCAGCTGTATTCTCCCCAACATGGCAGCGAACTCATACAAATTGAGGTGGGGTTGCAATGGTGAAGTGACCCGCGTGGATGTTTTGGGACGAGCCTGAAAAAGAGAGGACATCTGAATCCTGCCTGGAGACACATTAAAAAGTAACAGTGATGTTATGACGCTCAGTCGAGGATGATATACACCAGAATTATAAAATATTAGTTGCTTGAGCTGGATTTCCCACCGTACTCTCTTTTGTTTTGATTCTTTTTCCCCTGACTGGAACTCTCTGCAAGATCCGTCTTTATGTGCGTGCAATGATTTTGCCTTGTCTTATAGATTAATTTCAGCCTCCTATAATTTACCGTCTTTCCAGCCTTGCTATTATCCTGTTGCAGCTGATAGAAAAGATGCCCCGGCCACCTCTGACCTCGGCGTGTGTCTGCCGCTGGCTAGAAGCGCGCCGGTTCGAGTGCGTGTGCGTCTTTGTCTCGTCCAGAGGACAGCAGTGCGCGTATATTAATGACTGTTTTATGCTTCTTGCTATCTGAAGCTCTTTTATTCATGGTGGCCATGACGGCCTAATATCCGCCTGTCAAACAACTTCTATTCACACTGCTTACAGGCTGGAGACTGATACTTAAGatagagaaaaacacacacctacgtAAGGggcactcacacactcctggGTAGATTAGTGGGTTGTGAAGGAGCCACGCTGGGTTTTATGTACCGTTCTTGCTCCAATCAATTACTATTCATTTATTCCAAATGAGTGACCGTGTCCTGATCTGAAGAGTTATTATAACTATTcaagtcttttttaaaaaactttgtATGTGcttttgttctcctcctgcagcttttgttAGTAGTATCTTGctcctccatctttcctccTTCCCCATTTCTACCCATGTTCCTTTACTTTCATAAAgaaacaaaccccccccccccccaaaaaaaaaaaaccaaccaaaaaacCCAGATCTTTTCAAAATGTAGTTTCAAACAGTTACTTTTGGGGTAGTTTTATGGGGCCGGGGCCATTGCAGGAGCCTCTGGACAGCCATTTACAGGAACGTTAATAGGGCCTAACTGAGTCCCTATGCTAGGCTGCTTACTGACATCAGCCCTGAGAAAGTCCTGGGTCGGGCTTGAGGCTTACTCAGCTCCAATATAACGTGGAAcccagcagaagaagagcatcAGACTAGCACACACAACTTCTCCTCTTATTCATAACATCCAGTTACATGAACACACAAAGCAAAACATGAGAACCAACTGTCTTATTTAGAAATTTACCACGTAACAATTTTATAAATCTCATGACACAACATGCGGTGTTTAAAATTTACTAACACACTGATGTGTGCACAGATACAccttgcagaaaaaaaaacaacctctgtCACTGCACACTTCACGGAACTGGCACAAATGATATTGTCTCAGAATATTACACTGTCTCATCTACTTCCATAATAACCTCCTGACTTACCCAAGCGAAAATGTTCTGCTGCGTATTagtctttctttcatttcaggaAGTTTTGGTTCCACTCTCCAGTCATGGATCATGTGAAATGAGTGTCTCTGATCACCTGCAATACAAAGCAGTCCTGTATACCCAGTGATGTACCCAATGATGTGCCCAATGATGTACCCAATGATGTGCCCAATGATGTGCCCGATGATGTTCCTAATGATGTACCCAATGATGTGCCCGATGATGTGCCCGATGATGTTCCCAATGATGTACCCAATGATGTGCCCAATGATGTTCCCAGTGATGTACCCAATGATGTGCCCAATGATGTTCCCAATGATGTACCCAATGATGTGCCCAATGATGTTCCCAATGATGTGCCCAATGATCTTCCCAATGATGTGCCCAATGATGTGCCCAATGATGTACCCAATGATGTTCCCAATGATGTACCCAATGATGTGCCCAATGATGTACCTAATGATGTGCCCAATGATGTGCCCAATGATGTACCCAATGATGTGCCCAATGATGTACCCAATGATGTGCCCAATGATGTTCCCAATGATGTGTCCAATGATGTACCTAATGATGTACCCAATGATGTGCCCAATGATGTGCCCAATGATGTTCCCAATGATGTACCCAATGATGTACCCAATGATGTGCCCAATGATGTGCCCAATGATGTACCCAATGATGTACCCAATGATGTACCCAATGATGTACCTAATGATGCAGCCTGTCACATCCTCATTCTAGTAAAAGGCACCCTGTCAGCAGAGATCTGAAGGGCAGAGGTTTGTTGTGTATTTAATGTATAGCTACACTATCTTTAATGGAAGCACATACATGAAGTGCCTGATGCTTGGGAAATCCCACCGATTGAAGAATTTTCAGATGCCTACAACTTGTGCAGTGATATGGTAAAACCTTTTTATGAATTATGGCAACATACAACCCTAAGGCTGTGTACCCCAGGGGGTAACAGTAGTTTTCTTTCCGTGCACAGGTTATGAGTTATTCTGTTATTCTTTATAAAGGCTATAGCTTTTGAAAGGTCCAGCATGTCAATTTTATAAAAAGTTGACCTAGTGCTACTCGTGCTACACATGTTATTAGCTAacttgcacattttaaaaaaaaatagatacaATATCTGAATATGAATATGCAAATGGAAAGACCAAGAGTTGTACTGACAgacagaggaaaggaaaaagctTTGTCCCcctcctcttgtctcctctgtcctacTTTTCACCACTGCTGACTTCACACTGCCCAGTTGAACAAACTGTGATCTATCTGCCATGTAGTCAGTGATCCAGGTGCTGAGGGGGCAGGTCCACACCCATTATcctcagcatctcctccagcagtTGTGGCTGTATGGTGTTGTCCAGGTGAGAATGAGCATGCTGCACCAGGTAGATGATGGCATTGTTCAAACCCAGGTGTAGCTGGTAGACCAACAGTAGAGGTCCAATGACGACCTCCACTTCTGTCTGAGGTATGGCAACACCAGCACCTTCATCACATTGCCACTCCACCAAGCTGTCCATTTAGACTGTCCCTCCTTTATTGTGTTCTCAGTCAaggctaatgtgtgtgtgtgtccagcagctTCATCACATTGGATGTGAGAGCAACTGGCCTACGGTCCGTGAGACGAAAAGGGGACATATTCTTTGGCATGTTGTCTAGGCTGGAAATTGGGGGTAGGGTGGCATGTTAGCGTTGGAGGAGACAACTGTTGGCTATGCGTTAAACCTGTGGAGGAACAGGTTTTACTCTCTCCAGAGTGCCTGGAGGTTGTCTGCTTTCACCTTGGACACAGTGGCTTTTCTCTCCTGTTCTCTTCTACCCCGATAAGCTCCTCCTTAAGACTTGCTTCTTCTTTCTGAAAAGGGCTCAAAGTAATCTGTTAGTACATTGTCGGTTTCTGGAGTCCATCCCCTCGCCATCGGTGTGGACACAGGCTGACGTTCATTATGAGGGACATACATTGGTGTCAGCAGGACCAGGTTGTGATCAATTCTTCCTGGAGGGCAACAACAATGACACGACTTGTTTCCCTAACATTAGCAGACAGGTGGTCCAAAGTTTATTTAGTCCCCTTCCCATCAAGTAGTTATAGAAACTTAGTTCTCGGAATAGTCCACTTCTAAAAAGAGTTCTACTCAATATCCTCCcacagaaactgtttttcatttgCTTTCGCTCCCACCAGTGGCCAGAGGAACTGGTAGGAGGTCAGAAGTGACATGGGCACCACGGTTTCTGCTAAGAACAATTGGCGCAAGACAACGTGACCAGCAGGTTATCAAGTTATTGAACAAATGGTTGGTTTTGGTCAAATATAATCTAAACTATTTCAGCTTAAAATGATAAATCACATATAGTAAGAGTGACATTAAGTCTATAAACTTTTTCAAAGAAAGACCAAATCAAATTGTTGACATAAATCTCAGACATTTATCCTGGAGTTCTTCACACCccaactacaaatcccagaaggCATTATTGAGCAGAGCAGGCACTAATCACAAAGTGGGGACGCCTGGAAGCTGCACTGGAGGCAGCACTTAAAAGGGTCTCACTCCGTACTAAAAGGTACTCACTCTGGGAAAGAAGAGCACTGAGGAACAAAAGAGAAGACAATTGACAATGAGAAGACGATTTCAACACAGGGTTCCCCCCAAAGACGTCACCGGTATGAAAGAAACTTTGATTTGATGGAgctatttgtgtttgtttgaattgtttgcTAAGTTGTCTCTTTTTGTGTTAAAGGTTTTCAACCTAATCCTAATCCTGATATTAATGTTAATGGCAATGCAAGCCAAACaatcttgaaaataaaaaaaagattgaggTGAAACGGAAGAGTCGATCTAGCGTCCTTTGGGGGTTTATGGAACCAGGCCATTTTCAAGTTGGACAGGTGCTGAAATAAGGGAGATAACTTGCCACAAATAATACGAACCCCCTCAATTGACTCATATGTACAATAAATTTTGCACAGTCCTTGAAACTGAATAATATCCAATTGCTTTTTGCGATGGAAATATAGATATAATAAAAATTCAACGAATATAAAAATGTCCTTAAATTTGATCTGGCTCACACTT contains:
- the LOC130523435 gene encoding uncharacterized protein LOC130523435, yielding MDSLVEWQCDEGAGVAIPQTEVEVVIGPLLLVYQLHLGLNNAIIYLVQHAHSHLDNTIQPQLLEEMLRIMGNEDVTGCIIRYIIGYIIGYIIGYIIGHIIGHIIGYIIGYIIGNIIGHIIGHIIGYIIRYIIGHIIGNIIGHIIGYIIGHIIGYIIGHIIGHIIRYIIGHIIGYIIGNIIGYIIGHIIGHIIGKIIGHIIGNIIGHIIGYIIGNIIGHIIGYITGNIIGHIIGYIIGNIIGHIIGHIIGYIIRNIIGHIIGHIIGYIIGHIIGYITGYTGLLCIAGDQRHSFHMIHDWRVEPKLPEMKERLIRSRTFSLGLVPKHPRGSLHHCNPTSICMSSLPCWGEYSWQSKLQYDAQNQESPSGPRGISVPACQKRLHLLDPLEAGDSQMSLGPSTE